The Solenopsis invicta isolate M01_SB chromosome 3, UNIL_Sinv_3.0, whole genome shotgun sequence region GGGGAAGGGCAACAAGCGGCCATTCCCGCGACCACCATGGAAAATTGGTCCATCGGGCCAATCATTGTCTATGACCGCAGCACGACGGCGATTGGCTGGTCCTTCCAGCCTAAAGTAACGCAAACGAGCACCCAGCTCGCGAGCACCCAGCTCGCGAAAACGTATTATCAACTCCCGGAAACTTATAGGTTGACGCGGTTCAGGCACCACTAAACCTAATTCTATTTCCGGAAGCGATATTTGCACGGGAATATTTGGACCGTAACCCATTTTTGCGTTGTTACAGTCGCGCGAGCTAGACTGAGACTGAAGAGCTAGAGCATTCTCCGTCGCTAAGACCTAACTTTACTCtcgtatactcgcatctttttagcctacgattgagcatttgaaacacatgtttttttttagccTTACTTTATTCtcgtatactcgcatctttttagcctacgactgagcatttgaaacacatgttttttttagcctgactttattctcttatactcgcatcttttttagcctacgactgagcatttgaaacacatgtttttttagcctgactttactctcgtataatcgcattttttttttagcctgACTGTACTCTCGTATCTTCgcacattctttttaaaatatttcaaaactaaatatcgTGGTATTGATACTAATGTATAACTGTGGATTTTTTTtggaagaggaaaaataaaaaaaaaggttgcaattttaatttaataataaacaatttattgtctgttgtgaatacattgtttatgcagtaaaaaataaagctaacagCTCACAATCGACGAGTTGACGCATATCGAAGATATTGCTCTCGCGTATCGCTTTTTCTTGATTCATTACATTGGACGCGATGTTTAAGAATTGTGTGTACTTAACATCGACTGTATCAACGATTCTAACTAAGCGCTCGAACATTACGTTGATACACTCGTACAAACTGAACATACGATGTAACGTGGATTCAATCACTGTCACATACACGTTAGAAGATTCGAGACGTATGAGCCTAACGTCATTCATCACACTAACATTGTTAAGGGTCCGACGCTTATAAAATTGTCCTTGTAGTCATTccgaattaatttggaaatattccatCGTTGCTCGTAGAGACCTTTCCACGTTTCAACAGACAGTATCAATTCTCGTCCTTGATGATCTCCTATGGCGATCTCCACGTAACTCGGTGGACCGACGTTAATTCCAATCTCCAAATACTTGTAACTCGTAGCTGTCAAAGCGTAACGTCTGCTCAATAAGCGCGCTGTACGACGCTCCGTCGAAATgctgtaaaagaaaatcaaaaatttatcaCACAACGTTGCATAAACGCTATTAGAATATCGAAACTTACCCATTGcattccttcttcacttcaccACTGTACAGTGTGTTACCTCCCTCGGCAAAGTACATTGCGAATCGTTCGTTCGAAcctctgatgcaatactgatgttGCAAGAAATTATGATGCTTATTTGAAGATTAATGCTTCTGCACTTTTAAGGAGAGGGGTGGCTTCCCCctctttcaacaatttcattattgtCGTCGTTATCACTttcacatgtcacgacacgtttatgcttctgcaattgtaaaggagtgggggatacttttcccctctatcaaacaatttcatcatcatcgttatcgctcgaacgtgtcacgacacgttttcgcggtccggcaacgttgtacatg contains the following coding sequences:
- the LOC120357101 gene encoding uncharacterized protein LOC120357101, giving the protein MYFAEGGNTLYSGEVKKECNGISTERRTARLLSRRYALTATSYKYLEIGINVGPPSYVEIAIGDHQGRELILSVETWKGLYEQRWNISKLIRNDYKDNFISVGPLTMLV